The DNA region CTGGCATGGAGTCACGCTGACGGCGGCGCTGGTCAACCCCTCGACCACGGTCACTGGGGTCGTCAACGCGACGGGCTGTGACGTTGGTGTTTTTTTCAGCAGCGGTGTGACCGGCTCCATCGTCAATGCAGATATTTATGGGGCGCTGGACTTTGGTGTGTTGAATGTCGGCGCCAACGTCACGATCAAGCAGTCGCGTATTCATGACATTGGCGACGTCCATCTGAGCAACATCCACGTTGGGGTGGGTATCTATTTCGCCAATGACAGCCATGCCTGTGGTACCATTGAAGGCAACACCATCACGCATTATCTGCGCTCGGGTGTGATTATTGCCGGTCCATCGGACAGCGCTGTCATCACCAACAACACCTTGATTGGTCTGGGTCCGATTTCCTTTGTAGCTCAGACAGGCATCCAGGTAGTGGGAGGAGCGCATGTTTCCCTCAGCGGCAACCATATCACTGCCAATGTTTATGTTGGCAGTCAGCCGGCGGTTGCCGCTGGCATTGCGGTGGTTGGTGGCTCCTGTTATGGTCTGCCTCTGACGCTGGGCCTGCAGCTGAAGTCGAATGTCTTGCAGGACAACGATATTGGTATCTGGATCTCCGAGCTGACCGTTGGAACGCGCCAGGGTCTCTGTGTCGCGGCCCGTACAGCCACCCATATCGTTCTGCTCAGTAACACCATTAGCAATGCGCGCATCCTCAACGTGAGCGGCGCGGCGGGCCAGTCCTACCAGGCCGGCATTACCATTCAGGGCAGCGGCGTCAGCATCGTCAGCAATACGATCTGTGGCGCCGGCTATCTGGCCGCTACCCGGGCTACTGTTTCGGGCTACATTTACCCGATCGATCTGGTGCTGGCCACTGATCTCAAGCTGAGTGGCAATACTGCCTGTGGCGGCTCCGCCTTGAATCTCTCGCTTGGCCTGGGCACCACCGCTGACATTCAGAGCCACTTGCTGGTGGCCTTGGTACTCTGACCCCCGCTCGCTAGAGGCAAAGGGCGTCGGGGACCTCCTGGCGGTTGGCCGCCAGCCGCAGTTGCGACGGCAGCCGTCAGGTCTCTCGCCCCTTTGCCTCGCCCTCCTGGCTCTATTCAGGTCGGCCTGATAGCCTGCGGGGGCAACAGCAGCCAGCAGCGCCAGACCAGGAAGGAATATTCCTGGACTCGCGCGAGACTGCCAATGTCGTGGGGAACCACAGAGGATGAGGAGTCGCAGCAGTCGCAATCGAAAAAGGAGCAGAAATATGACCCATCAAGCTCAGCGGCCCGCTCGCTTCTCAAAAGATCCTCCTGGTTCTCTGGTGGCCTTGTCGTCTCATTGCCTCCATCGGTGACAGGCGGCGTACTCCCTTCCAATAGCTTGCTTCCCTCGTGCTATCCGGCCTGGCGAGTGCGCCGCCTGCTCCTCTCCTATCTTGATCCTTGCAAGGCGCTTGGTCCTCTGCCTACCTGCTTTCTTGCTTGCCTCTTTCCTCCTTCCGGCTCTCATGACAGGCAAGCAGAGTTTGTGCTACACTGTCTGCGGACTGTCTTTTAGTAAGGAGCCGCTTTTTATCCAGGAGGAAGGGTGAGACCGGAGCGAATCCCTGCGGTTTTCCCTTCCTTAACCTGTCTCTGAGTAGAGTGAGTGAGTGAGTGACCGATGACACAGACAGCTGATACGGCTGAATACAGAGCCATAGGCAAACCCTATCAGCGCCCCGACGCGCCCGCCAAAGTCACCGGGCAAGCGCGCTATGCTGGTGACATTCCAGTTCCTGGCAAGCTCCTTTTTGCGCGGCCTGTGCTCAGCCCCTATGCGCACGCGCGCATTACCAGGATCGACATCAGCCAGGCGCTGGCGGTGCCTGGAGTGCGCGCCGTCTATACTGGCGAGACTTTGCCGCTCGAGGGGTATGATCCAGGCGAGCGTACCAAATCGCCCCTGGCGCGCCAGGAAGTGCTTTGGGCTGGTCAGCCGGTAGCCCTGGTCCTGGCCGAGAGCGAAGCTGCTGCCGCTGATGGAGCTGCCGCCATCGAAGTTGACTATGAATCACTGCCGGTAGTCGTTGATCCGCTGGCGGCGATGGAGCCAGGGGCCCCGCTGACACGTCTCCTGGAGAAGAAGCGGACGGGGGAAATTGCTGGTGGGGAGGCCCACGCCGCTGTCTCCGGGGGAGAAGAGGGCGAAGAGCAAGAGAGCCAGCCTCTTTCTGAGAATGTCTGCGACAGGAGCCACCTGCGGCAGGGCGATATTGAGGCAGGCTGGCGGGAGGCCGACGTAGTTGTTGAGCGGCGTTATCGCACCAGCGTAGTGCATCAATCTTACCTGGAGCCGCAGTCGATCACGGTCATGCCTTCTCCTGATGGAGGGCAGTACACTGTCTGGGCCAGCGCTCAGGGTCTCTTCACCACACGTACGGAAATTGCTGAGGCACTGAATCTGGCCGAACGTCAGATTCATATTGAGTCGGTCCCGATCGGGGGGGCCTTCGGAGGCAAATTCACCCTGCTAGAGCCCCTGGCAGTCGCTGCGGCCCGCGCCAGTCGGCGACCGGTGCGTCTTGTGCTCACACGTAGCGAGGACCTCTTAGCGGCCAATCCAGCGCCCCAGGCCATCATTACCGTCAAACTCGGCGCCAGGCGTGATGGCACCCTTGTCGCCCTCCAGGGGGAGGTCGTTTTCGACAGCGGAGCCTACGCCGGCGCTGCTGCCAGCCTGGCCGGCTTTATTCTTGCCAGCACCTATCGCTGTCCCAACATCGATATCCGCTGCTATGAGGTGCTGACCAACAAGGTTGGAGTCGGAGCCTATCGAGCGCCCGGGGCGCCCCAGGCGACTTTTGCCCTGGAGTCGACCGTCGATGAGCTGTGCAGCGAGCTGGCTATAGACCCCCTGGAGTTTCGCCTCAAAAACTGCCTGCGTGAAGGTGATCCCTCGTTGGATCGTCGGCGTCCCCGCTGGCCGCGGATTGGGCTGCTAGACTGTCTGGAGAAGGTGCGTGAGCATCCTTTGTGGGCGCGACGTCAGGAGCTGTTAACCCCGCCACCCGAGCTGAACGGCTGGAAGGTTGGCATTGGCCTGGCAGTCGGTGGCTGGCCCGGCGGCACTGAGCCGGCGGCGGCAGCCTGCCGGCTCGACCGGGATGGTCGTCTCACGGTGATCGTTGGCACTGTCGATCTAACCGGCACCGACTCAGCGCTGACCCTGATCGCCGCTGAAGGGCTGGGCGTCTCTCCCGAGCTGGTACAAATCGAGCATGGCAGCTCCGACAGCGTGCCTCACAGCGGCAGTACCGGCGGTAGCAAGATCACCTATACAATGGGGCCAGCTGTACTGGCCGCTGTGCGTGACGCCCGGCAGCAGATTCTGGAGGTAGCTGCCGAGCTGCTGGAAGCCGCTGTTGAAGATCTGGAGATTGAGCGAGACCGCGTCGTAGTGCGAGGCGTGCCCGATCGCTCCGTGTCTCTCCAGAAGATCGGGCGTGTCACCACGGCATTCGGC from Thermogemmatispora onikobensis includes:
- a CDS encoding right-handed parallel beta-helix repeat-containing protein; protein product: MILAACVPLALVIALLSLGLSQLVGARAWHTSCKSTGFSWHGVTLTAALVNPSTTVTGVVNATGCDVGVFFSSGVTGSIVNADIYGALDFGVLNVGANVTIKQSRIHDIGDVHLSNIHVGVGIYFANDSHACGTIEGNTITHYLRSGVIIAGPSDSAVITNNTLIGLGPISFVAQTGIQVVGGAHVSLSGNHITANVYVGSQPAVAAGIAVVGGSCYGLPLTLGLQLKSNVLQDNDIGIWISELTVGTRQGLCVAARTATHIVLLSNTISNARILNVSGAAGQSYQAGITIQGSGVSIVSNTICGAGYLAATRATVSGYIYPIDLVLATDLKLSGNTACGGSALNLSLGLGTTADIQSHLLVALVL
- a CDS encoding xanthine dehydrogenase family protein molybdopterin-binding subunit, with the protein product MTQTADTAEYRAIGKPYQRPDAPAKVTGQARYAGDIPVPGKLLFARPVLSPYAHARITRIDISQALAVPGVRAVYTGETLPLEGYDPGERTKSPLARQEVLWAGQPVALVLAESEAAAADGAAAIEVDYESLPVVVDPLAAMEPGAPLTRLLEKKRTGEIAGGEAHAAVSGGEEGEEQESQPLSENVCDRSHLRQGDIEAGWREADVVVERRYRTSVVHQSYLEPQSITVMPSPDGGQYTVWASAQGLFTTRTEIAEALNLAERQIHIESVPIGGAFGGKFTLLEPLAVAAARASRRPVRLVLTRSEDLLAANPAPQAIITVKLGARRDGTLVALQGEVVFDSGAYAGAAASLAGFILASTYRCPNIDIRCYEVLTNKVGVGAYRAPGAPQATFALESTVDELCSELAIDPLEFRLKNCLREGDPSLDRRRPRWPRIGLLDCLEKVREHPLWARRQELLTPPPELNGWKVGIGLAVGGWPGGTEPAAAACRLDRDGRLTVIVGTVDLTGTDSALTLIAAEGLGVSPELVQIEHGSSDSVPHSGSTGGSKITYTMGPAVLAAVRDARQQILEVAAELLEAAVEDLEIERDRVVVRGVPDRSVSLQKIGRVTTAFGSRYQPIYGRGRSALSSSPMYAAHVARVAVDPETGEVRVLDYLAAQDVGFAINPAEIEGQIHGGVTQGIGWALFEGFVYDEHGQLLTATLMDYALPHSTDVPTITPLLVEVPSEQGPFGAKGVGEPPVVPVAAAIANALKAALGVRLTQLPMTPERVLGTFQQRSQTR